The following proteins are encoded in a genomic region of Spirosoma sp. SC4-14:
- the dapA gene encoding 4-hydroxy-tetrahydrodipicolinate synthase codes for MDTKFHGVGVAIVTPFNADQSVDFDGFGRIIRHVSEGGVRYIVLQGTTGESPTVTKQEKKQLLQYLKENNPKNLPIVFGVGGNVTADVVAGMKDIDFEGVDAILSVCPYYNKPGKRGVIEHFMRVADASPVPVILYNIPFRTGINMSAETICELAQHPNIIGVKEASCVIEQCMEIARDKPDDFLLISGDDVQAVPIISIGGVGVMSVIANAFPAKFSAMIDAALQGDFAFAQKELGHFLRIDPLLYEEGNPVGVKNIMEIMGLISAEVRLPLMKASDDLSERQKAVLQRDGLLELVA; via the coding sequence ATGGATACCAAATTTCACGGCGTCGGCGTTGCCATTGTGACACCCTTCAACGCTGATCAATCTGTTGACTTCGACGGCTTCGGCCGCATTATTCGGCACGTTTCCGAGGGGGGCGTCCGCTACATTGTTCTGCAGGGCACTACCGGCGAATCGCCAACGGTGACGAAGCAGGAGAAGAAACAGTTGCTGCAATACCTTAAGGAAAATAACCCAAAGAATCTGCCGATTGTTTTTGGCGTTGGCGGGAATGTGACGGCCGATGTTGTGGCGGGTATGAAGGATATCGACTTCGAAGGAGTCGATGCTATTCTGTCGGTTTGTCCCTACTATAACAAGCCTGGTAAACGGGGTGTTATCGAGCATTTTATGCGTGTTGCCGATGCTAGTCCGGTTCCGGTTATACTCTATAATATTCCATTTCGGACGGGGATCAATATGAGCGCCGAAACGATCTGCGAACTGGCGCAACATCCCAACATCATTGGTGTGAAAGAAGCATCGTGCGTGATCGAACAATGCATGGAAATTGCTCGCGACAAGCCCGATGATTTTCTGCTAATTTCGGGCGATGATGTGCAGGCTGTGCCTATCATTAGCATTGGTGGGGTTGGGGTTATGTCGGTCATTGCCAACGCATTTCCGGCTAAGTTCTCGGCTATGATCGATGCTGCCCTACAGGGAGATTTTGCCTTTGCTCAGAAAGAACTTGGCCATTTTCTTCGAATTGATCCACTGCTGTATGAAGAAGGCAATCCAGTTGGGGTAAAAAATATCATGGAAATTATGGGCCTGATTTCGGCCGAAGTCCGGCTACCGCTCATGAAAGCATCCGACGACCTGAGCGAACGCCAGAAAGCAGTACTTCAGCGCGATGGATTGCTGGAACTGGTGGCCTGA
- a CDS encoding OmpA family protein — protein MRVWFILSGLLLVMTGSVSPAQTSGARPTEPQRRTGDPTEQVGKAQVQWASRVVGFSSEKKNDVNGDQYKASQALGKPSKLPQLGESPAAWEPRIGGGVEEWIQVAFDHPITIRQIVIGENVNPGSVIQVLVIDKSGKPHEVYKNDSPALRTDPLLHITLNDSAIIGNQVKVVINSAAIPGPNQIDAIGISETTTPITVGINVSKDTPKEIVKENLGKAVNSNGQEVAPVIAPDGRTLYFTRNFNKANIGSSDRQDVWFSTLESAGSGQPATWSEAVNVGSPINNAGDNAISGLSTDGRTAYLINVYRPDGGLSFGISQSTKTRQGWSQPVECKIANNYNLHEKNQLEFCVSPDGKSIILAVQRKDTRGNRDLYITHQQPDHTWSEPVSLGPVVNTADFESSPFLAADSRTLYFTSGGHPGYGNGDIFVTRRLDDSWTNWSEPENLGPAINTPEWDGYFTIPASGDYAYLSSRAGSMGEDDIFRLKLYPAIKPDPVAIVSGQVLDSKSKKPVASEVISSLADEQKETAKADFDPETGEYKLILPTQKVYTIRAIKEGYFPTTETLDLSKDKRFRDIKRNLLLVKIEAGQKITMRDVLFEQSQYDLVAGASTELDHVVEMLKQYPEMEILVEGHTDNQGEWDLNMKLSADRVRVVKDYLIEKGIDENRIQTKAWGPSKPIASNGTEEKRKLNRRVEFTILKL, from the coding sequence ATGCGAGTTTGGTTCATCTTGTCTGGTTTATTACTGGTGATGACCGGTTCAGTAAGTCCGGCACAAACATCGGGGGCCCGTCCGACAGAACCACAACGGCGCACGGGCGACCCGACAGAACAGGTCGGGAAAGCACAGGTTCAATGGGCCAGTCGTGTGGTCGGGTTTTCTTCCGAAAAAAAGAATGATGTCAATGGCGACCAGTATAAAGCATCGCAGGCGCTGGGCAAACCCAGCAAATTGCCCCAATTGGGCGAAAGTCCGGCTGCCTGGGAACCCCGAATTGGTGGAGGAGTGGAAGAGTGGATACAGGTCGCTTTCGACCATCCAATCACAATTCGCCAGATCGTTATTGGCGAAAATGTCAATCCGGGTTCCGTAATACAAGTGCTCGTTATTGATAAGAGCGGGAAACCACATGAGGTCTATAAAAACGACTCCCCCGCCCTGCGCACTGATCCTCTGCTGCACATCACGCTGAACGATTCGGCTATTATCGGCAATCAGGTCAAAGTTGTTATTAACAGTGCGGCTATCCCCGGCCCAAATCAGATCGACGCCATCGGGATCTCAGAAACCACTACGCCCATAACTGTGGGTATCAACGTCTCGAAAGATACGCCCAAAGAAATTGTCAAAGAGAATCTGGGCAAAGCTGTTAATTCGAACGGCCAGGAAGTAGCCCCCGTAATTGCTCCCGACGGCCGAACGCTCTACTTTACCCGCAACTTCAACAAAGCCAACATTGGCAGTTCAGACCGGCAGGATGTGTGGTTTTCGACCCTCGAATCGGCAGGTTCTGGCCAGCCCGCAACCTGGAGCGAAGCTGTCAATGTAGGTTCACCCATCAACAACGCTGGCGATAATGCCATCAGCGGCCTCTCTACCGATGGCCGTACAGCCTATCTCATCAATGTTTATCGGCCGGATGGAGGCTTATCGTTCGGCATTTCGCAATCGACAAAAACCCGCCAGGGATGGTCGCAACCCGTTGAATGTAAGATTGCCAACAATTATAATCTTCACGAAAAAAACCAGTTGGAGTTTTGTGTCTCACCCGACGGCAAATCGATTATTCTGGCCGTACAGCGCAAAGACACCCGTGGCAACCGCGACCTCTACATCACCCACCAACAGCCCGATCATACCTGGTCGGAGCCGGTTTCGCTCGGGCCAGTTGTCAATACGGCCGATTTTGAGAGTTCCCCTTTCCTAGCCGCCGATAGCCGCACACTTTATTTTACGTCTGGTGGCCATCCAGGCTACGGCAATGGCGATATTTTCGTAACCCGACGGCTCGACGACTCGTGGACAAACTGGAGCGAGCCCGAAAACCTGGGACCCGCCATCAATACGCCCGAATGGGATGGCTATTTTACCATTCCGGCTTCCGGCGATTATGCCTATCTAAGCTCACGGGCTGGCTCGATGGGAGAAGACGATATTTTTCGGCTTAAGCTTTACCCGGCCATTAAACCCGATCCGGTAGCCATTGTATCGGGGCAGGTTCTGGATTCCAAAAGCAAAAAACCCGTTGCGTCGGAAGTTATTTCGAGTCTGGCCGACGAACAGAAAGAAACAGCCAAGGCCGACTTCGATCCCGAAACGGGCGAATACAAGCTTATTTTGCCCACGCAGAAAGTGTATACCATCCGTGCCATTAAGGAAGGCTACTTCCCAACAACCGAAACACTGGACTTAAGCAAAGACAAACGGTTTCGGGATATTAAACGGAATTTGCTATTGGTAAAAATTGAAGCAGGCCAGAAAATAACCATGCGTGATGTGCTCTTTGAGCAGAGCCAGTACGATCTGGTTGCCGGGGCCAGCACTGAACTGGATCATGTGGTGGAGATGCTAAAACAATACCCTGAAATGGAGATCCTGGTCGAAGGACATACTGATAATCAGGGCGAATGGGACCTAAATATGAAATTATCGGCCGATCGGGTTCGGGTTGTGAAAGACTACCTGATTGAGAAAGGAATCGATGAAAATCGCATCCAGACGAAAGCCTGGGGGCCTAGCAAACCGATAGCCAGTAACGGAACCGAAGAAAAGCGTAAACTAAACCGGCGGGTAGAATTCACCATTCTCAAGCTGTGA
- the rpe gene encoding ribulose-phosphate 3-epimerase, which produces MTQPIVAPSLLAADFANLQRDLELINRSEADFLHFDVMDGVFVPNISFGFPILDVVRRYCQKPIDVHLMITDPDRYIDAFAEGGASVIHVHYEACTHLHRTLSHIREMGCRAGVVLNPHTSITNLEDILDQVDVILIMSVNPGFGGQSFIPHTLPKIARLKQLLLANNSPALIEVDGGVSLKNAPALLEAGADSLVAGSSVFGSPDPLEAIRQLKNSHKPMMA; this is translated from the coding sequence ATGACTCAGCCTATCGTTGCGCCATCGCTACTTGCCGCCGATTTTGCCAATCTGCAACGGGACCTTGAATTAATTAACCGAAGCGAGGCTGACTTTCTGCATTTTGATGTAATGGACGGGGTGTTTGTACCTAACATTTCGTTTGGTTTTCCCATACTTGACGTTGTTCGCAGGTACTGCCAGAAACCCATTGATGTGCACCTGATGATTACGGACCCCGACCGCTATATCGACGCATTTGCCGAGGGAGGAGCTTCGGTTATTCACGTACATTATGAAGCCTGTACGCATTTACACCGTACGCTTTCGCACATTCGGGAAATGGGATGCCGGGCGGGCGTTGTTTTGAATCCGCACACCTCCATAACTAATCTCGAAGATATTCTGGATCAGGTTGATGTAATTCTAATCATGTCGGTCAACCCAGGTTTTGGCGGACAATCGTTTATTCCGCATACACTTCCTAAAATAGCCCGCCTTAAACAGTTGCTGCTGGCCAATAACTCACCGGCACTGATTGAGGTAGACGGTGGCGTTAGCTTAAAAAATGCCCCTGCCCTACTGGAAGCAGGAGCTGATAGTTTGGTAGCCGGAAGCTCTGTTTTTGGCTCACCTGATCCGCTGGAAGCCATCCGGCAACTAAAGAATAGCCATAAACCCATGATGGCCTGA
- a CDS encoding alpha-amylase family glycosyl hydrolase, which translates to MKKLYLALSLSTMLLTVACRDTQKSTTETTASSNDTTAAAAPPAPDWAKNATIYEVNTRQFSQAGTFKAVEEQLPRLKELGVDIVWMMPIYPISQEHKKGKLGSPYAVANYTAINPEFGTLADFKSLVKRAHALGLRVILDWVPNHTGWDHVWVKEHPDWYTRVNGKMTTPIDPKTGKATDWTDVVDLNYNNPEMRKGMIEAMQFWLKECDIDGYRCDVAGFVPDDFWAQLRPELDKIKTVFMLAEWEDDPEQFKTCFNANYGWAMFSMMKAIAQGDLPATSLDTLRASNQKRFPRWYYQMIFTQNHDENTHHGTLAETFGPSADAFIVLSSTLEGMPLVYNGMESNLNRRLAFFEKDPISWGTYAKSNFFKTLLTLKHRNRALWNGLAGGNAEKINTDHDEKVYAFSRQRDNDRVVVLINMSEEPQTFRLSGASQGYEGVYTEIFSRQPMELKPEMSLTLKPWEYKVLTN; encoded by the coding sequence ATGAAGAAATTATATCTGGCCCTCTCTCTCAGCACTATGCTGCTGACCGTGGCCTGCCGTGACACCCAAAAATCAACCACCGAAACAACCGCTTCTTCCAACGACACAACCGCAGCGGCAGCTCCTCCCGCTCCGGACTGGGCCAAAAATGCGACTATATACGAAGTTAATACTCGTCAGTTTTCGCAGGCAGGCACCTTCAAGGCTGTAGAAGAGCAACTCCCGCGTCTGAAAGAACTCGGTGTCGATATCGTTTGGATGATGCCCATTTATCCCATTAGTCAGGAACACAAAAAAGGGAAGCTGGGTAGCCCCTATGCGGTAGCCAACTACACCGCCATTAATCCGGAGTTTGGCACACTGGCCGATTTTAAATCGCTCGTTAAACGAGCTCATGCGCTGGGCTTACGGGTCATTCTCGATTGGGTACCCAACCACACAGGCTGGGATCATGTATGGGTAAAAGAACACCCCGACTGGTATACGAGGGTAAATGGAAAAATGACAACCCCCATTGACCCCAAAACCGGGAAAGCTACCGACTGGACCGATGTTGTCGATCTGAACTATAACAATCCGGAAATGCGTAAAGGCATGATCGAGGCCATGCAGTTCTGGCTGAAAGAATGTGATATTGATGGCTACCGGTGCGATGTAGCGGGTTTTGTTCCCGACGATTTCTGGGCTCAGCTACGCCCGGAGCTGGACAAAATAAAAACGGTGTTTATGCTGGCTGAGTGGGAAGATGATCCGGAGCAGTTCAAAACCTGTTTCAACGCCAACTATGGCTGGGCCATGTTTTCGATGATGAAAGCCATTGCACAGGGCGACTTACCAGCAACCAGCCTCGATACCCTGCGGGCCAGCAATCAGAAACGGTTTCCACGCTGGTACTACCAAATGATTTTCACCCAAAATCACGACGAAAACACGCATCACGGTACACTGGCCGAAACGTTTGGGCCTTCGGCCGATGCGTTTATTGTGCTGAGCAGCACTCTAGAAGGTATGCCACTGGTTTACAATGGCATGGAGTCTAACTTAAATCGACGGCTGGCTTTTTTCGAGAAAGACCCTATTTCGTGGGGAACGTATGCCAAAAGTAATTTCTTTAAGACTCTGCTTACGCTCAAACACCGCAACCGGGCTCTCTGGAATGGTCTGGCAGGTGGTAATGCCGAAAAAATCAATACTGATCACGACGAAAAAGTGTATGCCTTTTCGCGTCAACGCGACAACGACCGCGTCGTTGTTCTGATCAACATGAGTGAAGAACCACAAACCTTCCGCCTATCGGGGGCAAGTCAGGGGTACGAAGGCGTTTATACAGAGATTTTCAGTCGGCAACCGATGGAACTGAAGCCCGAAATGTCCCTCACGCTCAAACCTTGGGAATATAAAGTCCTGACAAACTAA
- the ligA gene encoding NAD-dependent DNA ligase LigA — translation MTPQERIAELTDQLNYYNHQYYQKSVSEVDDFTFDQLLVELTELETKYPEFRRPDSPTARVGGTISKEFQTVYHRFPMLSLGNTYSEEDLVEFDNRVRKGLNGQAYEYVCELKFDGVALSMTYENGVLVQGATRGDGVRGDDITNNIRTIRTLPLRLQTPAPQPPAIPALFEVRGEGFLPLAEFDRINKEREDIGEPLLANPRNAASGTFKQQDSSAVAKRRLDCYLYSFLSDPEVFQTHEESLVAMKQWGFNVSQTWRKCADIREVMLYINEWETKRFDLPLGTDGIVIKVNRYDQQRELGYTAKSPRWAIAYKYKALAVSTVLNGIRYQVGRTGAVTPVALLTPVLLAGTIVKRASLHNANEIERLGVMLNDTVFVEKGGEIIPKITGVDLTHRTDQSQPIVYPTTCPACGTPLIRKEGEANFYCPNERGCPPQRQARFEHFIQRRAMNIESLGEGKIELLIDRGLVQTPADLYKLTFDDLLGIEKVFDDEETGKRRVVSFREKTVENILTAIERSKAQPFQNVLFALGIRYVGNTTAEKLADYFGSMDAIMSATQEQLLAVPDTGPRIAESVVEWFADPENRDYVERLRAAGLQFAGEKKVVEREGDTLEGKTFLYTGTFINFSREELEARIAANGGKVLSGISKKLNYLIVGENAGPSKLEKAQKLNVTMISEDEFMAMLSV, via the coding sequence ATGACACCCCAGGAGCGCATTGCAGAACTGACCGACCAACTGAATTATTATAATCATCAGTACTATCAAAAGAGTGTATCGGAAGTAGATGATTTTACGTTCGACCAATTGTTGGTTGAGCTAACCGAACTAGAGACGAAATACCCCGAATTTCGTCGGCCCGATTCGCCCACAGCCCGCGTTGGCGGAACGATCAGTAAAGAATTTCAAACGGTTTACCACCGGTTTCCGATGCTGTCGTTAGGAAATACCTATTCGGAAGAAGACCTGGTTGAGTTCGATAACCGTGTCCGAAAAGGACTGAATGGTCAGGCGTATGAATACGTCTGCGAACTCAAATTCGACGGTGTAGCGCTGAGTATGACCTATGAGAATGGTGTTCTGGTGCAGGGAGCAACCCGTGGCGACGGCGTTCGTGGCGACGACATTACGAACAACATCCGCACAATTCGAACCCTGCCGCTCCGCTTACAAACACCCGCCCCCCAGCCCCCAGCCATCCCCGCCCTTTTCGAAGTTCGTGGTGAAGGATTTCTGCCATTGGCCGAATTTGACCGGATCAACAAAGAGCGGGAAGACATTGGCGAACCGCTGCTGGCCAATCCTCGAAATGCTGCTTCCGGTACATTTAAACAGCAGGACTCCAGCGCTGTAGCCAAACGCCGACTCGACTGCTATTTATATTCGTTTCTATCTGACCCTGAAGTATTTCAAACGCATGAAGAAAGCCTGGTTGCTATGAAACAGTGGGGGTTTAATGTGTCGCAAACCTGGCGGAAATGTGCCGACATTCGGGAGGTAATGCTTTATATCAACGAGTGGGAAACCAAACGATTCGATCTGCCGCTCGGTACGGATGGTATTGTCATTAAGGTTAATCGGTATGATCAGCAGCGCGAACTGGGCTACACTGCCAAAAGCCCACGCTGGGCCATTGCCTATAAGTATAAAGCGTTGGCTGTCAGTACGGTGCTTAATGGGATTCGCTATCAGGTTGGCCGAACCGGAGCCGTAACGCCCGTAGCCTTATTGACGCCTGTATTGCTGGCCGGAACCATCGTAAAACGGGCGTCGCTGCACAACGCGAACGAAATTGAGCGGTTGGGCGTAATGCTGAACGACACGGTGTTTGTAGAAAAAGGGGGCGAAATCATTCCGAAAATAACGGGTGTCGATCTAACGCACCGTACCGACCAAAGCCAGCCTATTGTATACCCAACCACTTGTCCGGCCTGCGGAACGCCGTTGATTCGGAAAGAAGGCGAAGCCAATTTTTACTGCCCCAACGAACGGGGGTGCCCGCCACAACGGCAGGCTCGATTCGAACACTTCATTCAGCGACGGGCCATGAACATTGAGAGCCTGGGCGAAGGTAAAATCGAACTGCTGATCGACCGGGGACTCGTGCAAACACCCGCCGATCTCTATAAGCTCACGTTCGATGATTTACTTGGTATTGAAAAAGTCTTTGACGATGAAGAAACAGGTAAACGCCGAGTGGTGAGTTTCCGCGAAAAAACGGTGGAGAATATTCTGACGGCCATTGAGCGATCGAAAGCGCAACCATTTCAAAATGTGTTGTTTGCGCTCGGTATTCGCTACGTTGGCAATACAACCGCCGAGAAACTGGCCGATTATTTTGGTTCGATGGATGCCATCATGAGCGCTACACAGGAGCAGTTACTGGCCGTGCCCGACACCGGACCACGGATTGCCGAGAGTGTAGTGGAATGGTTTGCCGACCCGGAAAATCGGGACTATGTCGAACGGTTGCGGGCGGCTGGTTTGCAGTTTGCTGGTGAGAAAAAAGTGGTTGAGCGCGAAGGCGATACGCTGGAAGGCAAAACATTTTTATACACAGGCACTTTTATCAACTTTAGCCGGGAAGAACTCGAAGCGCGTATTGCCGCTAATGGCGGTAAGGTGCTGAGTGGCATTTCTAAAAAGCTCAACTACCTCATTGTTGGCGAAAATGCCGGGCCGTCGAAGCTCGAAAAAGCGCAGAAACTAAACGTAACCATGATCAGCGAAGACGAATTTATGGCTATGCTGTCCGTATGA